The Buchnera aphidicola (Cinara cf. splendens/pseudotsugae 3390) sequence TATCATTAGAATTACCTCTATAAAAATCACATAATGATATATATCATCCTTTTACAATATATGATATCTTATAAGTCATAATCAATAACTATACATTATAAATAAAAAACTTATACAATAACATTATCAATACTTATTTTGTGTTTAAATTAATTATGAATAAAAAAATAAAAAAAAAAAAAATATATATTAAAACATGGGGTTGTCAAATGAATGAGCATGACTCCTCTATAATTGAGAACATACTGATAAAAACAAAAAATTATATTGTTACTAAAAATCCAGAAAAATCAGATATTTTAATTCTAAATACCTGTTCAATCCGAGAAAAAGCTCAAGAAAAATTATTTCACCAATTAGGTCGTTGGAAAAAATTTAAAAAAAAAAAACCCAATATACGTATAGCTGTAGGTGGATGTGTAGCTACTCAGGAAGGAAAAAAAATTCACAAACGAGCTAAATTTATTAATATTATTTTCGGACCTCAAACACTACATAAACTACCTGAATTAATAGATCAATCTTATTATACTAAAAATTTAGTTATTGATGTTACAACGTCATCTTTAAAAAAATTTAAGAATTCAGTTAATACTCAAATTAATCAAAAATTCACTTCATTCGTTACTATTATGGAAGGATGTAACAAATATTGTTCCTTTTGCATTGTACCTTATTCTAGAGGAAAAGAAATCAGTAGGCCACGTGAACATATATTATCTGAAATAAAGAAACTTTCTGATTTAGGTGTACGAGAAGTTATTTTGTTAGGGCAAAATGTAAACGCATATAAAATATATAATTCTATTAATAAACGAAAATATAATTTTTCAGATTTATTATATGAAATTTCAGAAATTCCAAAAATAAATAGAATAAGATATATAACCAGTCATCCCATGGAATTTAGTCATGATATAATACAAGCTTATAAATATATTCCTCAATTAACAAATTTTTTACACTTACCCGTACAAAGTGGATCTAATAAAATATTAAGATTAATGAAAAGAGGTTATACTGTAGAAGAATATGAGGATTTAATTAATAAATTAAAATTTATTCGACCAAATATAAGCATTAGTTCTGATTTTATTATAGGTTTTCCGGGAGAAACGCATCGAGATTTTAAAAAAACATTACAATTTGTTTCAAAAATCAATTTTGATACAAGTTATAGTTTTATTTATTCTCCCAGACCAGGTACTAGAGCTGCAAAATTAACTGATAATACTACTATTGAAGAAAAAAAAAATCGATTATATTTATTACAAAAAAAAATAATTCAACAATCATTTCAATGGAGAAGAAGAATGTTAGGTACTATCCAATCAGTACTAGTAGAAGGCTCTGTTAAAAATAATCCGAAAGAATTGTACGGAAGAACAGAAAACAATAGGATTATTTATTTTACTGGAAAATCAGAACTAATTGGAAAATTTGTACAATTAAAAGTCATAAATATTAATTATAATACATATTTAAAGGGAACAATCATTTGAAAAAAAAAATAAAATATATTTTTAATGTTTACAATAATTATATTGGTAAAATACTATGAACATATATCTACAGATTGCATGTAAAAAAAAATTTTTTTTCCCAAAAAAAAATTTTTTTTATCATGTTTAAAAAAAATTTTTAAAAAAAAAAAAGTAGAAATTACTATTAGATTAGTAGATCTTATAGAAATCCAGTTACTCAATAAAAAATATCGAAATAAAAATATACCCACAAATGTATTATCATTTCCAGCTACTAGTAATATATATATAAAACATAAATTTCGAAATTATATAGGAGATATAATACTCTGCGCTCATTACATCAACAAAGAATCTTTATTATTACGGAAAAATATATTAGAACATTGGGCACATATGATAATTCATTCTACATTACATCTATTACATTATACTCATAATACTGCTCAATCTGCAAAAAAAATGCAAACAGTAGAAAATATAATCATGAAAAAATTAGGTTTTCTTAATCCATATAACTTATACTAATAATTTAAAATAAATAATAAAATCAAAAAAAATCATTTTATATATAAACAAGAGATCACAAAGTTTATAAAATTAATTGTATTATAAATAAAATTTATTTAAATTATAAGCTGATATATAATATCTGTAATTATTAATTACAATATAAAAATAAATTTCATAAAAAATAAATTTTTAATTTAATAAAAATCTTCTAAATAGTTATTTATATAAATGTAGAAGATATAAATATTTTTAAAATTTTATAATAAAAATTGTTTCAATAAATTAATATAAACTTTTGTCTATAGGAAAGTTATGGAAGAAAATCAATATGTTCCGAAAGAAATAGAATTAATAGTACAAAAATATTGGATAAAAAATAAAACATTTTCTGTAAAAGAGGATGAGAAAAAAGAAAAATTCTATTGTTTACCTATGATGCCCTATCCATCCGGAAAATTACACATGGGTCATGTTCGTAATTATACAATTAGTGATGTGATAGCACGT is a genomic window containing:
- the miaB gene encoding tRNA (N6-isopentenyl adenosine(37)-C2)-methylthiotransferase MiaB yields the protein MNKKIKKKKIYIKTWGCQMNEHDSSIIENILIKTKNYIVTKNPEKSDILILNTCSIREKAQEKLFHQLGRWKKFKKKKPNIRIAVGGCVATQEGKKIHKRAKFINIIFGPQTLHKLPELIDQSYYTKNLVIDVTTSSLKKFKNSVNTQINQKFTSFVTIMEGCNKYCSFCIVPYSRGKEISRPREHILSEIKKLSDLGVREVILLGQNVNAYKIYNSINKRKYNFSDLLYEISEIPKINRIRYITSHPMEFSHDIIQAYKYIPQLTNFLHLPVQSGSNKILRLMKRGYTVEEYEDLINKLKFIRPNISISSDFIIGFPGETHRDFKKTLQFVSKINFDTSYSFIYSPRPGTRAAKLTDNTTIEEKKNRLYLLQKKIIQQSFQWRRRMLGTIQSVLVEGSVKNNPKELYGRTENNRIIYFTGKSELIGKFVQLKVININYNTYLKGTII
- the ybeY gene encoding rRNA maturation RNase YbeY; translated protein: MFFPKKKFFLSCLKKIFKKKKVEITIRLVDLIEIQLLNKKYRNKNIPTNVLSFPATSNIYIKHKFRNYIGDIILCAHYINKESLLLRKNILEHWAHMIIHSTLHLLHYTHNTAQSAKKMQTVENIIMKKLGFLNPYNLY